ctcacagttagaatgacaaaatccgccggaagaatgaatttatcaatacgaaccaatacatcttctatcactcccaatggtctcttcatggtacgatcgtcCATcggtaatctcatagatgtgggtcttggttgtccAATTCCCAAAATTTTGAAAattgaatagggcatcaaattgatacttgccccaagatcacaaagagcttttgcaaactcggcactcccaattgtacaaggaatcgtaaAAGCGTCGGGATTCTCCAACttgggagccattgaatgcacaattgcactaaCTTGATGAGTTATTTTTATTGTTTCAAAATTCATCAATCGCTTCTTTGTCActaagtccttcataaactttgcataaccgggcatttgttccaaggcttcaactaatggcacattaatagataggCTATTCATCATGTTAATGAatattttgaattgattctcgccattttgcttggcgagACTTTGAGGATATGAAGGAGGAGTCCTGGGCATTGATGCCTTAgacttttgcactaccggttctggtatgtcaatgatgtgatccctagacgggttcacttcctcttgagctTCCTCCtcattatcatcaatatcaatccgcacttcctCATTTGCTTTCACCATATTTTTCTGGATCTTATCTTCTTGAAccacttgatcatcatctacAAGCTTCCGTTAATTCGAGGTTACATCCCTACCTTTTCCACTACTTGTAGTAACGTCCAtagcatgtcccgtgttgtttccaccctttgggttcaccaccgtgtcacttggtagtgtccCCTTTGGACGAGTGTTTAGGGCTTGAGCTATTTGCCCCATTTGGACTTCCAAGTTTCGGATAGATGTATTGTGAGAGGCAAGTTGGacatcggagtcggcatttttctccatcatttgcttaaataTGTTCTCAattcgtcccatctcattgttggaataatttggaccatgggaaggataaggaggcgggttgctcagTTGTTGATATATCGGGGCCTTTGAAAATccgacccccgattgccttggttgttgcctcccctattgccttgattattattatttttcccattcccttggttattgcttccactctAATTGCCTGgattgtttccactattccaattaccttggttgctagaattccaattgccttgattattcgaaggtctccattgttgttgactagggccttggtaGTTACTTCTTTTCcattgaaagttgttcacatattggacttcttcatcttgatcattgtaagaatatccttgatcaaacccacaatcatcttgcacaaaattgtacactctttgttgcacttgtggacttctagttcttctcttgtttaccatcatattgactccctccataacattgacttgcctcgggttttgcacttgttgaagttgagcctttgccaattggttcatggtggttgtcaactcagctattgcttgcccatggtcatgtaactctttaagaaaaagaatcacatttggatcaccttgagggaCATTGtctctagattgtcacgccaatgaagtatcctccatttcatccaaaatatcacatgcctccgcatacggcattgtcatgaaatttccaccggcaagttgattaaCCACGCactgattggtagtattgatcccccaaTAGAAAGTTTATTGAATCATAGCCTTCGTTATGTCATTATTAGGGCGCTCTTTgaccatagttcggtacctctcccatatttcatgtaacagctcattgggctcttgtttgaatattagaatctcgtctctaagagtagccatatacccgggagaaaagaacttggaattaaatttctccgccaattcatcccatgtatggatggagtAATTTGGCAATCTTTCTAATCAATCCAAGGCTTCCCCCGTacagagaaaggaaatagcctcaaccttaaagcatcctcggagacgtttgtctgtttactcccccaacaagtgtccacaaaccccttcaagtgtttgtatgcattttaactcggagccccggtgaagaatcctcgtTGCTCTAACAATGTGAGCAATAcaattgtgatttgaaagttgcccgccctaatacgtgGCGGGACAATGGCACTTgtatacccttcattcggcaacaccagctatggagccgctcttggtggaggtagAGGTGGAACTGGGACGTTGTCTTGAGGAGCCCTACCtcttctatttgcttgaggttcaagaggaacctcttcaacttggtcatcttcaacgtccacatcccccaaaggcatgtttccgagtTGATCGTTGTTGTTTGCTATTATGGTACCTAAAATTGATTCATACAAAtcagtaacaaggaaggaaaaaaagacacttcacacacaaaaccaaatatatagctaaatctattttttatgctccccggcaacgacgccaaaaattgatctcgtccaagttcacacctcaattcaaggttatgaaaaggtcgattgcaatagtaatacccaacaaagaGTTGGGATCGAATTCCACATGGAGTTATATGAGGGATTTAGGAGTAAAAATTGCAGTGTATGAGTATGAACTATCtcaaattacacttccacaaattgatGCTTGTTCTATGTCTATTCCAATTTAAGATTACAAGATTacgtaatgaaactaagaaattatttttgtagttttcaaatgataaaaagacctagggctatgaccttcacctaggtgtttgcctaacgggttataaactttaaagcttgttttattggccGGGGGGGTATTATAGTCATCAACACTTCAGtaaccactcaatacctctcggtcagagagtgactttgcccaatttgactttctcagtCCAAATGAGTGTAGAACAAAGCGGTTGATAacaagctcaagtcgggttttactatctctagattcaaccctttaattgggactatcaatgtcttgattcaccccaattccttgttagccaagttttcctagactaaatctctttttctcaagtagagaccaagtcaaataggaatgaactaatgtttgcaaccattaattctacaattaaaagcaagaacaaggctaaataataaacacccaaccataaaaaaGCCATAATtcaaatacccattaagtttacactctAGGTtaagtcacaaccctagtaaaaatctagctactcatgcttaagacagaagaaatagaagaagaaatgataattaaacccatattgataattagaataaagaaatatatgtttaaaaagctcaaaatggcaaaaactactaaaaatagTAAAAGGAAACGTCTACTATAGTTgttgatgtcaaaacttgacctaaaagggtgaaactcttctatttatacagagttggaattttcagacaaaaatgaccttttggaggttctgcggccgcacaattccttgtgcggtccgcatttttgcTTAAACCTGACAGGATTGGAATCTTGCAACTGCACAATTCTGAACTACAACCGCATCTCTCTCTTTCTGTtgtccgcacatttctgagtgcggctaCACATAGCTCTTCTGTGGTCCACACAAATGCAACTGCAGCCGCATAATAATTGTGTGATCCGCACTTCCATTGAACTTGATATGCATGTTCTCTGAACTTCCGGTCTTGCCTTACCTCTATGGTCCGCACTTTAGAGCTTATGTGCCTGTATTTGTCCTtggttcagattactcctttttgagttggatttaaTCCTTTGGGCTGATTTTTTACCATCCCTGCAATTAAAAATATTTCATCAGGTTTTGGGGacacaattaaatgcttttggactaaaacgaaagcaaaaaggtgccaataagtagtcaaaatccccactcatCACGGCCACAAACCCCCGAAGTGCGGAGGCAGTGGAAAATGTGAGGACCGTAGAAATCCTCCTGCGGCCGCAGAAAGAGGAATCTGCAGGTTTGATAGTCTGATTTCAGAAGCTTATATTTTTTACTTTAcatggaatttggagatgatccaaaaacaaaagttgtagccctttgagtctatattttagaaaggtaaaccattcatcatttggacatttgtaccgaAAGTTATCGCCAATTTACTGAAGTCTGGTATCACTGctgaagtgcgaccgcacaat
This region of Nicotiana tomentosiformis chromosome 4, ASM39032v3, whole genome shotgun sequence genomic DNA includes:
- the LOC138910149 gene encoding uncharacterized protein, with translation MVKANEEVRIDIDDNEEEAQEEVNPSRDHIIDIPEPVVQKSKASMPRTPPSYPQSLAKQNGENQFKIFINMMNSLSINVPLVEALEQMPGYAKFMKDLVTKKRLMNFETIKITHQVSAIVHSMAPKLENPDAFTIPCTIGSAEFAKALCDLGASINLMPYSIFKILGIGQPRPTSMRLPMDDRTMKRPLGVIEDVLVRIDKFILPADFVILTVRLIMRCLLFLVDLSLL